In Passer domesticus isolate bPasDom1 chromosome 1, bPasDom1.hap1, whole genome shotgun sequence, one DNA window encodes the following:
- the SMIM13 gene encoding small integral membrane protein 13, protein MWQSIGLTLLVIVATLACVLLFMLCGWYVVWQLFLSKFKFLRELIGDTGSQQGDNEPSEPETEQETPPSPLRGRQKSARQRRAPTEDTT, encoded by the exons ATGTGGCAGAGCATCGGGCTGACCCTGCTGGTGATCGTGGCCACGCTGGCCTGCGTGCTGCTCTTCATGCTGTGCG GATGGTATGTAGTCTGGCAATTGTTCCTGTCTAAATTCAAATTCCTGAGAGAATTGATAGGTGATACGGGGTCCCAGCAGGGAGACAACGAGCCTTCAGAACCTGAAACTGAACAGGAAACTCCGCCCTCGCCTCTAAGAGGGAGACAGAAATCGGCTCGGCAGCGAAGGGCGCCTACGGAAGACACGACTTAA